GCAGCGAGCACACGGCCACAACCGGCCACGGCAAGGGGCTGGGTGAAGAATCCCTGGCGCCGCAGCAGACCCGCATCATGGGCAAGTGGTCCTATCTGCTGGCGTGGTTCGGCGGTTGCGTGTCGATCGGCACTTTCGCCATGGGCTCGAGCATCGTCGGTACGCTCAATCTGTTGCAGGCCACGGTTGCCATCGCGGTGGGCTGCTTCGTGATCGGTATCGCGCTGGCCATCAACGGCGCTGCGGGCTACAAGTACGGCATTCCCTTTGTGGTTCAGGCGCGCTCGGCGTTCGGGTTTGCCGGAACCAAGTTTCCGGGGCTGGTACGGGCGGTGCCGGCCATCGTCTGGTATGGCTTCCAGAGCTGGGTGGGGGCAGGGGCGCTCAACGCGGTGTCGGCCTCATTGTTTGGCTTCGACAACCTGGTGTTCTGGTTCATCGTGTTCCAGTTCCTGCAGATCGGCCTGTCGGTGCTCGGCTTCCAGGGCATCAAGTGGCTGGAGAACATCGGCAGCGGCTTCATCCTGGTGTCGCTGACCTACATGTTCTTCAGCGTCATCGACAAGTACGGCGATGTCATCACCGAGCGGCTGGTCAACATCGAAGGCACCTGGGGCATGCCATTCTGGGGCGCGACCATGCTCTTCCTCGGCATCTACAGCACCATGATGCTCAACGTCAGCGACTATGCACGAGAACTCGAGAAAGGCGTGCGCCGTGCGCCGCTGACGACGATTTACGCCATGTCCATCCTCCCGTGCACGCTGTTCATGGGCCTGATCGGGCTGATGGTGTCGGGTGCGACCGGTGTGGCCGATCCGATCCAGGTGTTTTCCAGCGCGGTAGACAACAAGCCGCTGCTGATCGCGACGCTGCTCTTCATTACCTTTGCGCAGGTCACCACCAACGTGCTCAACAACGTGGTACCGCCAACCTATGTGCTGATGGACGTGTTCAAGCTGTCGTTCCGCAGCTCGGCGATCATCGTCGGCCTGCTCGCCTTCTGCACCTTTCCGTGGGAACTGGTCAAGGACGAGTCCGCTGCCGGCCTGCAGTTTTTTGTGCAGACCTATTCGGCATTCCTGGGGCCGATCTTCGCGGTGCTGGTCGTGGATTACTACATCATCCGCCGCCGCACGCTCGATCTGGGCAAACTGTATGACGAGAACGGCCCTTATCGCGGTGTGAACTACGCCGGTATCGTGGCTTCGCTCATCGGTGCCGGCGTCGCGCTGAGCTTTTCCTCGGTGTCCTGGTATGCCAGCCTGTTGCCGGCCGGCCTCAGCTACTGGCTGTTGATGAAGAACTGGAGCGCTTGCAAGCGCTTTTGCGAAAACTGATCTGCCGACGCGCAGCCGGCCTGAGGTGGCCGCTGCCATCCGTGCGCATGGAGAGCCCGTCATGAAGCCTGATTCGAACTACCCCCGCGACCTCATCGGCTACGGCCGCAACCCCCCGCATGCCAACTGGCCGGGCAAGGCCCGCGTGGCGGTGCAGTTCGTACTGAACTACGAGGAGGGTGGCGAGAACTGCGTGCTCCACGGCGACCCGGGCAGCGAACAGTTTCTGTCTGAGCTGTTCAACGCCGCCAGCTACCCCGAGCGCCACATGTCGATGGAAGGCATCTACGAGTACGGCTCGCGGGTCGGCGCATGGCGCATCCTGCGCGAGTTCGAGCGTCGGGGGCTGCCGCTGACCATCTTCGGTGTGTCGACTGCGCTCGAGCGTCACCCTGAAATGACCGCGGCCTTCCGCGAGTTCGGCCACGAGATCGCCTGTCATGGCTGGAAGTGGATTCACTATCAGGGCGTGGATGAGGAGATCGAGCGAGAACACATGCGCATCGGCATGGAGATCATCGAGCGCCTCACCGGCGAACGTGCGCTGGGCTGGTACACCGGACGCGACTCCCCCAACACCCGGCGCCTGGTCGCGGACTACGGCGGTTTTCTGTATGACTCCGACTACTACGGCGACGATCTGCCGTTCTGGACCCAGGTCGAGAAAACCGACGGCAGCACCACGCCGCACCTGATCGTGCCTTACACGCTCGACACCAACGACATGCGCTTCGCGCTGCCGCAGGGCTTCTCCCACGGAGACGAGTTCTTCGAGTATCTGCGCGACGCGTTCGACGTGATGTATGCCGAAGGCGAAGAGCGTCCGGCCATGATGAGCGTCGGCATGCACTGCCGCCTGCTCGGAAGGCCGGGGCGTTTCCGCGCGCTGCAGCGCTTCCTCGACCATATCGAGAAGCACGATCGCGTGTGGGTGTGCCGCCGCGTGGACGTCGCGCGTCACTGGATCGAACACCACCCGCATCCCTGAGTGGACTGAGCTGCTTTGGGCGGCCCGCCGGTTTCAGCCGGCGGGCCGCCCATTTCGTTTATTGCGTGCTCAGTGACTCAAAGCGGGGCGCAGTCGATTACGCCGACGGTGTCGAGCGTGATCTCGTCGCAGTTTTGGCGCGGCCCTGCGCGGTCGACCACGAGGAAGTCGCACACCCCACCCAGCGCGAGCAGCGGGTGGTGCCAGACGCCGGTGGCGTAGTTCACGCCCTGATCGCCACGGGCCAGGAACACCCGCAGCTGCGCAGCCGTCGGCGCCTCGCCCGCAGGCGCCACCACCACCAGGTAGGGCTTGCCCGACATCGGGATGAAGGCCTGGCTCGCCAGCGGATGGCGCTCCATCATCTCGACGCGGAAGGGCAGGGCGCGTGGCTGGCCGCGAAAGATGGACACGATCACCCGGCCGTCTGCGCCGGGTTCGATGTTCGCCAGATCGTGGTAACGCTCAGTGTTACCGGCGTTGATGGTGAAGTGCTTTACCGCATCGCTGGCCTCGATGACCTCGCCGAAAGGCGCGAAGGCCTCGCGGCTCAGCGGCTCGACCCGAAGCGGCTGCACTGCAAGGGCAGTGGTCATGAACCAGTCCGCGCCGAGCTCGCGGCGACCTTGCCCCACAGACGCAGACGCGACACGCCACCGTCGGGAAAGATGTTGAAGCGCACGTGGCTCACCGTGCCGAGCTTCGCCAGCTCCTCGACATAGGTGTGGATCGAATCCGCCGCCAGCTTCTGCTCGGGCAGCAGGGTGTGCCAGAACATGCTCTCGGTGGTGATCGAGCGATCAGTGCCGCCGCTCACGAACGCGGCCTGTACCGAGCAGCGGTCGGGGAAATTGCCCTTGAAGAAGGCGGTGTCGACCTCGATCTTCTCGATCGTGCCGGGCGCGCCCAACTCAAGCACGCACCAGTCGTTGCCGGGCTCGCGGCGGCGGCGGGTCTCCCAGCCATCGCCCATGTTCTTGCCGGGGCCGGGCAGCATCAGCGCCGCGGCCGATGAACCAAAGCTCGCGTCGTTCCACGACACTGCACGACCGCCGTTTTCCATCGCCACCAGATCGACCAGCGCATCCGGTGCGGCATTCTCCAGTCCGCCCACCGGGCGGCCATACACCCGCAGACGGGCAATGCCGCCGTCGGGAAAGATGTTGACGCGCAGGTGCGTCCACGCCGCGTCGCTCGCGCATTCGAGCAGGTGGTGTGCGCTCGGGCCGAGCGGCGTCGCCGGCAGGATCTCAGTCCAGCTTGCCGCCTTGAGCACCTCGACCTCGTCGGACTCGGACACGCAGGCCTCGATCGAGACCGCCGGCGGATAGTTGCCGGTGAAGTGGCTGGTATCGACGTCGAAACCACGGATCACGCCCTTCACGCCGAGCCTGACCAGCGCCCAGTCGTAGCCTGCGACGCGCTTGCGGCGCGACTCCCAGCCATCCATCCACTTGCCGTTGGTGTCGAACTTGCCGGGCACGAACTGCGCCGGCTCCGGATTGAGCATGCGGGCGACTTCGGCAAAGAAGTCATCGGACGCGAACAGCGCCTTCGCACCCAGACGGGTGCTGGCGAGATCGACCGAGCGCAGTGCCCATTCGGGCAGATCGGCGGGCTGGGCAAAGACGGGGGCGCCGGGGGTGTGACTGGCCATGCTGTGATTCCTTTTGTTCTTTCAGGTATTCGGTGCCGGGGATTGAAGGCAGGATATTCCATGCAGTGCGCCGCAGTGTCTACCGTGCAACACCGCCCGCTTCACGCCAAAAGTGCGTACAGACGGAAGCGGGCGATCTGTGCAATCT
This genomic interval from Parazoarcus communis contains the following:
- the puuE gene encoding allantoinase PuuE; the protein is MKPDSNYPRDLIGYGRNPPHANWPGKARVAVQFVLNYEEGGENCVLHGDPGSEQFLSELFNAASYPERHMSMEGIYEYGSRVGAWRILREFERRGLPLTIFGVSTALERHPEMTAAFREFGHEIACHGWKWIHYQGVDEEIEREHMRIGMEIIERLTGERALGWYTGRDSPNTRRLVADYGGFLYDSDYYGDDLPFWTQVEKTDGSTTPHLIVPYTLDTNDMRFALPQGFSHGDEFFEYLRDAFDVMYAEGEERPAMMSVGMHCRLLGRPGRFRALQRFLDHIEKHDRVWVCRRVDVARHWIEHHPHP
- a CDS encoding ureidoglycolate lyase, with protein sequence MTTALAVQPLRVEPLSREAFAPFGEVIEASDAVKHFTINAGNTERYHDLANIEPGADGRVIVSIFRGQPRALPFRVEMMERHPLASQAFIPMSGKPYLVVVAPAGEAPTAAQLRVFLARGDQGVNYATGVWHHPLLALGGVCDFLVVDRAGPRQNCDEITLDTVGVIDCAPL
- the alc gene encoding allantoicase, with translation MASHTPGAPVFAQPADLPEWALRSVDLASTRLGAKALFASDDFFAEVARMLNPEPAQFVPGKFDTNGKWMDGWESRRKRVAGYDWALVRLGVKGVIRGFDVDTSHFTGNYPPAVSIEACVSESDEVEVLKAASWTEILPATPLGPSAHHLLECASDAAWTHLRVNIFPDGGIARLRVYGRPVGGLENAAPDALVDLVAMENGGRAVSWNDASFGSSAAALMLPGPGKNMGDGWETRRRREPGNDWCVLELGAPGTIEKIEVDTAFFKGNFPDRCSVQAAFVSGGTDRSITTESMFWHTLLPEQKLAADSIHTYVEELAKLGTVSHVRFNIFPDGGVSRLRLWGKVAASSARTGS
- a CDS encoding NCS1 family transporter gives rise to the protein MTTNTEAIRTPGLQPGSEHTATTGHGKGLGEESLAPQQTRIMGKWSYLLAWFGGCVSIGTFAMGSSIVGTLNLLQATVAIAVGCFVIGIALAINGAAGYKYGIPFVVQARSAFGFAGTKFPGLVRAVPAIVWYGFQSWVGAGALNAVSASLFGFDNLVFWFIVFQFLQIGLSVLGFQGIKWLENIGSGFILVSLTYMFFSVIDKYGDVITERLVNIEGTWGMPFWGATMLFLGIYSTMMLNVSDYARELEKGVRRAPLTTIYAMSILPCTLFMGLIGLMVSGATGVADPIQVFSSAVDNKPLLIATLLFITFAQVTTNVLNNVVPPTYVLMDVFKLSFRSSAIIVGLLAFCTFPWELVKDESAAGLQFFVQTYSAFLGPIFAVLVVDYYIIRRRTLDLGKLYDENGPYRGVNYAGIVASLIGAGVALSFSSVSWYASLLPAGLSYWLLMKNWSACKRFCEN